TATCTCACAGTCAAAATCCTTCACCGTTTCAagccatcgcctttgtcgcatatttaactccttctgatcgaagaagtatttcaggctcttgtggtcggtgaatatggtgcatTTTACCCCGTataggtagtgcctccatatttttaaggcaaataccaccgctGCCAATTCAAGGTCGTGTGTAGGAtatttcttctcatgtatcttcaattgtctcgaggcataagctataactttgccccgttgcatcaaaacgcaTCCGAGTCCCGAcagtgaagcatccgaataaactACCATATCTTCGACCCCGTCCGGCAATGTCAGTACCGGAGCTTGTGTTAACTTCTCTTTTAGCGTCTGAAACGCTCTTTCTTGATCGACACCCCAAATGAACTTCTCTTTCTTTTGGGTTAGCTTTGTTAGCGGtaacgcaatcttggagaaatcttgaatgaatctcctatagtatcccgcaagtcccaaaaagcttctaatttccgaagggttcttcgggggattccattttgacacagcCTCAATCTTGGACGGATCCACCAATACTCCGTCGGCACTTATGACGTGGCCAAGAcattgtacctctcgtaaccaaaaggcacacttagagaatttcgcatacagcctttctcgtctaagtgtctctaacacttcttgtaagtggtgtgcgtgttcagcttcgcttttcgaatataccaagatatcatcgataaacacgatgactgACTTGTCcaacattggcttgcaaacccggttcatgagatccatgaaagccgcgggtgcatttgttagcccaaatgacattacgaggaattcataatgtccatatctcgtgcggaaagccgtctttggtatgtcttcttctttgacccttagttggtgatacccagacctaaggtcaatttttgaaaaccaattcgcaccttgtaattggtcgaataaatcgtctattctcggaagcgggtatcgattctttaccgtgagtttgtttaactcccggtaatcgatacacatgcgcatgctcccgtctttctttctcacgaacaataccggtgcgccccaaggagacacactcggccttatgaatcccttgtcaagcaggtcttgAATTTGGGACATCAACTCTTATAATTCCGACGGTGCGAGTCGGTACGgggcttttgctacgggtttcgcgcccggaatcaactcgattccgaactccACCTCCCGCTCGGGCGGCATTCCCGGTAAATCATCCGGAAATACATCTTCAAAGTCACGTACTACGGGCACGTCTCCAATTCTTGGTAGTTCTTTCTCGGGTTCATTTGCGTACATCATGAACGCCTTGCATCCTCGCTTCataagcttgtgagctttcaacattgagcacACTATAGGGTtacctcctttttcgccataaatggtgacgtgtttcccgctcggagatgttagTTTTATCTCTTTACGAAAACACACGACTTTTGCATGGTGGTGggctagccaatccatcccaacgactacttgaaattcccccattgacatcgggattagatCTATCAAGTATTCCTCATCGTCGATGCTTAATTTGCAGCCTCGACAAACATCACAAACTATAAAACTTTGGTtgtcccctatttcaacttctaagggcataggtaatttcgtcaatacaaaggaaggatgtcgaataaacccatgcgaaataaaggatttattcgcacccgtatcaaacaatacacgtgctggaattgagttaattgtgaatatacctgaaaccacatcgGGTTCTGTTTTCGCTTCAGCTGCGGTAAGTTGGAAGGACCTAGCCTTTGCTTTGGGGGCTTCTGCTGGAGACTCCTTCGCGTCTCTCTTTCCAACTAAGTCCGGGCATTCGAACTTTTTATGGCCGGGTTGATAGCAATTGTAGCAAACTGATACTTTTCCCGGGCATAGCGAGGCCGTGTGCCCCGTCTTATTACATATGGGGCATGGCTTGTCTTTGAATCGACATTCCCCCTTGTGTCCCTTCCCGCAGACTTTACAATTTGGCGACCCACCTTTAGCATCCACCTTCTTTCCCGATTCTCCCGTTCGGgctttctttgtagggcttggatttacatCATGTGCCTTTCGCTCACCTCTTTCCACTTGTTTCTTTAACTCGATTTCACGTTCCCGGGCGGTGTTGATAATCTCCGTGAGGGTCTCGTATTTTGACGGAGTCATAAATTCCCGGTATTCAGCACTCAGCATGTTGTAATAGTaatatatcttttgttcttcagtggTGACTAACTCGTCACAAAATCTGAGCTTATCCATGAAGATGCTCGTGATCTTATCGATTGTTTCACCCTTTTGTCTCAGCTGGATGAATTCTTCTTTGATTCTGTTAATAACCGCTTTGGGACTGTGgtgtttaaggaatggtaccttaaactcgtcccaAGTCATAACCCTCGCCGCTTTGGCTCCCATTTCCTTCTtgttgttatcccaccaatccttggcttgatTTCTCAATTGACCCGTTCCGTAAGCAACAAAGTCGCCTACGTCACAATGGGTTCGTTCAAACACTCCTTCAACATCGCTTATCCATCTTTGGCAAATTATCGGGTCAACCTCCCCGTAAtagattggcggtttacacgccatgaatTCTTTGTATGAGCACCCTTTACGTTCTCCAGTTTTGTCTTTCATAAGGTTGACCGTATCCTCCAACCTTTTAACTCGTTCTTCTACGAGTGACAACACCGTACCTTGAATCTTGTCTATAAACCCAGATAGACTGCTTTCAATTGCCTTTCCTACTTCCTCGGCAATTatttctttcatttgttcggtgcttgtcGGCACCGGATCATTATTGCTCCCTTTcgacatcttgaaactgaaatgtttacatcaagcgttaaacatttcatttatgaCATTGCTTTGTTtgtttcggtttagccaagttcctaacttgctttaaccgttcacatttaatgcactttccgggtttgagtgtgttaacacactcttcCCATGCATATCAATTCGTTCCTCATTCCTTACATAAGACCTAATCTACtaacataataagttaattcttaccggacaatcgatcaagcttgaaccgaacactttgttgacaaccttaagctctgattaccaacttgtaacacccttaaatttttcacttgattttaataataaaatacagCATTTCTACTAAAACATTAGTTAAATAACGTAACATTCATTAACGGAGTTCATAAGTACGTTAGCCTTAGTCAACTAATGACTAAGTTGGAACATTCAAAAGTTGTTTAAGAAATTGTTTACAACCCATGAACAACTGTCTAAGTAAGattaaaacattgcggaagcttcaaaagtcgTGTTCGGTTCTTTGACGTTACCTGACCGTCATCCGAAAGATCCACCTCGTCACCTAGggtcaaaaccattaaaacattagttttgaccTTGTTAAATAATACACAACATGAGATCCAAcatcaaattttaaataaaagaaataataaaattctttctggttccaccgtaacttacggtgtcaccgtaagttacggtgagtccTGGAAAGCTTTTGGTCCACCGTAAAACAGGGGTGAACCACCGTAAGCTTCTGatctctaccgtaagttacggtactaccgtaacttacggtagctccTGGAAAtccatgtttttgtttggtttgttcATTAGACTAAAATCCAACTCTCGGATTTCAGTTTTCTAGGATACCAATACATTAAAATCTCGTATTTCTAATATGTTATATATAATCCATTATCAAAGATCAATCCATCATAATCCGGAGCATTAACCATGCCTTaattgattattcgacccgtttggctcgtctaaggaatcctctattgtgacgactaccaacgagttccAGCCAACATTGATCTATTATTCAATATAGCGGCATCACCGCTCTGATTCAAAACAACCCTTATTCTAAAATCCAATTACGCATTTATTAATCATATAGATctacttaatgtaacgggtcaagttacataccttagcGCACGCCCTTCAACCGCGAATCACCACCAGCTTGTCCGCTCGACGTtccggtatcttgtcctatagagttcaattcaagacatgtttagaactctctttagACCTCACTTCGCATATTATACCGAaacatcataattatgcgttaaagctttacatttcttatttttttaagccttctttgaggcatttctacaaacactatGAGGGCAGGATTTCTACATCATTTGAAATTAAGTTCATAATTTGCTAGCTAGTTAACTTAACAACAATCAAGCCCTCATATAGCATTATAATCATCATATCTTTCTGAAATCACTTTTCTATAATCAATTTATACTAGGATAGTcatctaaaccctagtgttcatcatcatcatgtaaaacccacaacccaccttcaaggtgttcatggaattttcctgaatTTGGTCATGATTTAGCATGAAATCAGTTAGGTTTCACTTCTAAACACCTTATCAAttctaatcaaaccaaataaCACACATGCAACATCAATTTCTCAGATTTTCCAAAATCATGAGAAATTCAAACGAAGAATTAACACGAATTTCTACATACCTTGTAaccctcttgtgatgaggatcactaatctatgtttagatttcgtttttgatcagatttgagccttcaatttgattgTTTTGTGAGGTTAGGGTTTTTGGAATGGGGGTGTCGCCCCCTGCTACTTCTTGGTCGACCAACACTTCAATTTTTTGGAGTGTTTGGTTTATTTCAAATCAAGTTTCAGATTTTAACAACTAAGGTCCCTCTATTTTGTTCCACATGTAGTTTAGTAGCTTTTAATCACCTCATAAGCTATTTCTAGTctattaactaactaggttaaaagtttctagttagtaatttttcccgattatttatactctataatttttaatataacgttttatattttcggggtgttacacaaggtttacaagttgggcTAGGTTAAACCTCATGGACTGCGAATTGGAcaagcccaattcgcccccatcacccaatctgggttttggttagcccaaactctattatttcactaatacaaagctaaacccgttAACCGTtaatcgtttaactaattacaagatatccaaagaccaaatctaagctgttgtcacagaatatgcaccaacatctTGTGGCCAAGGGTATTGGTCAAGTGCATGGCATCGATTATGAAAAAGTATTTGCTCCTGTAGCTCGGATGGATACAATAAGATTAATGATAGTCGTGGCTACTCAGCATGGATGGGAAGTGTTCCAAATGGACGTCAagtcggcgtttctttatggaaCATTATAAGAAGAGGTTTGCGTTCAACAACCCCAAGGCTACGTGATATAAGGAGAAGAAGACAAGGTATTTAAGTTACATAAAGCTCTGTATGGACTAAAGCAAGCACCACGTGCTTGTTTAGTCGCATAGAAGATTATTTTGTGAAGGAAGGTTTCCAGAAGAGTGAAAAGGAGCACACTTTATTTGTGAAAAGAATTCCAAAGGAGGTATGTTGTTTGTTAATTTGTACGTTGATGATCTCATTTATACCGGAAACTTTGAAGAAATGTTACAGACTTTTAAAGGCTCTATGATGCAACATTTTGAGATGTCTGATCTTGGGAGAATGAAGTTTTTCTTGGGAATTGAGGTAACACAAACTACTTTTGGCACGCACATCTCACAGCATAAATATGCTATTGAGATCTTGAAGAGGTTTGACATGGTGGATTGCAATCCGGTTATTAATCCCGTAGTTCTAGGAAGTAAACTGGTCTCGAATGAAGGGCTTAAGGTTGATGCAACTATGTTTAAGCAGATGGTAGGCAGCCTGATGTATTTAACCACAACTCGTCCAGATATTCAGTATGTGGTGAACTTAGTAAGCCAGTTTATGTCAAATCCCACCGAGATGCACTTTGAATGCGGCGAAGCGTGTTCTGAGATATTTAAAAGGAACTTTGGATCATGGCATTTGGTATAAAAGAGGTGGGACAGGCTCTATGAAGATTTTCACAGATATTGACTTTGCAGGAGACTTAGACAGTAGAAGAAGCAACTCCGGATACGTGTTTCTTTGGAATGAAGGTTTAGTAACTTGGCCATCAAAGAAACAAGACATTGTGGCTCTATCCTCCACGGAGGCTGAGTACATAGCAGCTGTATCTTGTGCTTGTTAAGTCCTATGGTTCAAAGAAGTCCTGGAAGAGTTGAAGATTAAGATAGAGGAAGACTTGATCATAAGGTGTGATAATTCCTCTACTATCAAGCTGTCAAAAAATCCCGTATTTCATGGTAGGTGCAAGCACATACGGGTTCGGTTCCATTTCCTAAGAGATTTAGTAAAGGAAGGTGTTGTTAGAATGGAGCATTGCGGGTCAAATGAACAGCTTGCAGATATATTCACAAAGCCTCTGGGAAAAGATAGTTTTTTGAGGCTGAAGGCACAGCTGGGAGTTTGTTCCATCAAATACAAACTTGAGGTCAGAGACCATTAAGTTTGATGGAGGGTTTGTTGGGGAGTTAACTCATGCACGTGACCTGTCACATGCATGCTTCTGGAAGCTCATGTCATGTGCACGACTGCATTGTGACCCTTAGTGGTTGAATAAGTTTATTAAACATGTGTTTTAGAATTAGTCATGATCATGAGTCACCGAGTCtttttttttagagtaaactgccattttggtccctgtggtttggccacttttgtcattttagtccaaatctcaaactttttaaatctgggtccctgtggtttcacttttattgccattttagtccaaaatccaaaacccctctattttgactgttgaaaCCTGATTGTTTTGTCCTTTTgtttaggggtattttggtcatttgattttaatataacatattaactaaattaaacaaAAGGagaccatcatcttcttcacacaTAGTTCACCCACCTCTAGTAGACCATCATCTACTTCAAACCCAAACCCTCCCAAACCCAAACCTGCCACCACTCCTCCACCCGCCACTGCCCCACCAGAAAGACAGCCTCCACCTCTTCTCAACCCCCACTTTCATATTAAGTTCGAAAGCAGGTTTATTCGACCATACATAACCGATCCTATATTTCATTGAAATTTAGTACAACAGCCAACTTTTGACAATCCTATATCGGACTTGTAACCACTTTCATCTTTCAAATCAAAACAGCAAGGGATGTAAGATAAATTCTGTAAAACACATCTCAAATTTATATGTCCAGCTTCATTTACCCATTTTTTTTTACAGTTAACAACATGTATTACCAGTTCATTCTTTGATTCACTAATCAACCAGTATATAACTAGATCATTCTTTGATTCACTAATTAACGAGTATATAACTAGATCTGATTACAAAAATACTTTCACTATCATAAGCATCAGACTTGTAAGAAAACTCACATATATCAAGATCCCAAAAATCAATTACCAACCATACAACTCTCAAATCTCATGTATATACAAAACAATTAACACACGTTAATATCTAACTAAAATCCATGATAAACACACTATGATTCAGAAATCATATAGAGTTCAAGACAATGAATAATGGTTATAAGCTGACCGAGAATATAAGAGGTGAAAGAGGTGCCTGCTACCACTAGAATAGTCTGAATCGGAATTTGTGAAGAAACGTGGGGGTGTGCATGTGGGAACGAGACAGGTGAGCCATCCTTGTTTGATTTGGGTAATTTGTGAAGAAACATTAAAGTTAGTTAGGGttagtgtaacacctcgtaaaatcacgtccaatgatgtattgacacgtgtaataaaccctaataaagtcaaacattgaatttaagggactaatttttcgaaaaatcgaaaactttgaatGCAAAAGGACTAAAATTGTCAATGTTCTTAGTATAAGCCTTAAAATGACGTTACACGGTGTTCTTATTCACatatgagccacttgttgatcaagagtagccgtttgcgtaattaattgaaagtttacgcgatgaagggttaaaagcgtcaacatgttaattcttacctctgagtgaccttttaacaaaccgagagcttcatgatggttgattatactctcggggaTGCCAAATATTGGCCATCTAAGGCTTAtatgcctttaagtgacgttacgcgtAACTTCGCAagtttaaggggttaaaagcgtcaatatgtttaattatacatCTGAATGACCTTTCTACAAACCCGAAGcattatgatgttttataatactctcaagaatgcctaatatggattagataaggcttcgatgctattaacCGATGATATActcaagtttgcgcattagagggactaattgcgtcaaactgcaaaagtataccaattcgtatggtatcgaaccttccggaatatgatcataagttaaacatgccctaaatatcatttacatagcttagaaataggcttagaggtgaTTTGTGcgtaaaaataaacttatttgatcaatagggactaaaagcgtcaaaaagtacataagtttgcattttcgcgcatgtcttacgttctgaatatatccggacatccaaaaatttatgtaatcattaaaatattttattttagtgtttggcatgataaaattccattcgtcgcgtaatttggatcgtttttcgcgtccgttcgtgtttcgtcgtaattagtcgaacaacgcaacgtacgaccaaacgaacctacatccgacatatttttgagcatgttttatgttctcTATGTTTAGGCACCATTGTAGAgtcttgaaaatggcttaacgggccttaaccGTGTGAGAAAGGACCTTACaagcttacagggactaaaactgtaacTTCTGAAAGTTGTTGTGTGTGTTTGATCTATGCAGGCCATAGCCTACGCCCCCTGTAGCGTAGCCTATGCCTAGGTCTGGGCAGCTTTTTTTTTCGGTTTGCAGCCCACTCCAAGCCATTCTAAACCACTAAAATCAATTCTAGGTGCTCTTTGATGGTATTAAAACATGGTTTTACACCTGTGACAATCTCATAATCCTTTCCAACACTTGTCATGATCCTATGCAATCCCAAAAAACTATATAAAGGGCCTTGAATTCATTTGAAATTCACACCATTTTCTTGGGTTTTTGCTCTCTATTTCAAATCTGAGGATCCTGATCATTTGGAGCCTCCTTTTGAGTTCTTTTCAGTCCTAAggaccacttgtaagtgttcctttcgtGCTTAGATATTTTGTTTGGCtcttaaagccgaaaagtcaagcgtttgcgataaatgctttgacttttagtaaggtcgagccattgttcgcaacgaacatggctacgtgatcgtagttaggtaggtgttaaacccttaaaagggcatctcctaattatcacgtttacttagttaaatgtcgggtcaaactaattaaaataatagtcaaacgggtcagtttttaaataaaattcataactaataatatagaagctataaaatcagttttttcactttaataacttggtaaatattaattgaacatgtctaagcatgttcaacccgacaattctgaggtTAGGATCGGTTCGCAACctaaagtcgcaaaagttgacttttgctttgactttcagttctgacctgatttagcttagtttagatatgcctttgGATTATTGTATGgtagtataaccctccaaggttatacaacatggttccatagaaatcctagttcattgcatgtttctgttaaatgcttaaaagttgaccattatgcccttttgatataaaaacgagatttttgaaaatgtgagaggacagaaacctttattactgatttataagcatgtcctaaaaatttgacatcagtttgtggTCTAAATTAGGaattatgctcaatatcgtaaattgaagctttttttattaattaaacggcattttcGGCATAAAACCTacttaaacccaaattttgacaccaaactttctacccactgatgtaatataatatttagggatttttgtaaatttttattaaattttaaactaatcataacatagagttcttgcaTAGACTCGGTAATTGACAATAATGCCCTTTTCACTAATAAAATGAAttttacacatcctttacataccaaacctttttctactgattttatatgttaaataagttattttaaacagtaaaggctgatcaaaatctcagatttccttaaTCAACCcaaatatcgtcaaataccgacttttatgcgatttaggcgcatagtatggtttaaaaccatatttggcCCCTAaggcttgttacctactgatgttatgaataaatttttatGCTTAAGCAGTATGTAAAAGTtgtaaactcagatttccaaatttaacctttaaagcttatgtgaaatgaccaaaatgcccctacggtgcatagtttggctataaatgataaatttcacatatgtacAATATCTTACTGATTGACttgcaaaaataaatatttttactgataattttagaccagaacctcagattgtcatttaacctcttttataatctttaaaatgaccaaaatacccctacagggcttaaattgattttaaattcgttttgggcataatggaaggtatcctactgatatcacaacatatttaaggcatatcaacttgtgaaacatgttcatgactcattggttacccgttatgcatctttcgcgttcggtacggtttatgtaactagtttgcataaattaaccgaaaggGGTCAAGCCTTATCATTTACAattcaaaattcagaatgtgtttagtttacccatattgtacaagtctccatacttgtcgggtctaaatcacattctaatccggtcttcgcttaatcttgcgttttgaaccgtaaacctttccttaaaactaactagtctaagcttcaacttaaataagacccgttaggaatctagtagattaataaaaccttcgtttcagattgagagccccagtagaggtacttgtgcttgctgcggctgagaataaaattacattttagctcaggtaaatacttttaacttattttccgttatacgggcttgggatacggtattataaaagtacggcttggtcgggtgtagaaaccttttaattggagatgattaaattgcataatcccgttttaatcagtATTGCTTGATAaaaaataacattgggggttaatgaccgtgttttggatatccttggctcatttaaaaagcGTAAATGGCCACAACTTAAGCACATGGTGTAGGCATACATCTGActgttgcgtatgtaaaagatatactcactcgtgaggTAGCTTCTTGTGagtttatatttgtggtgtgtcgattaatcttgatCGGTTTGtttaatcaccggccctaaatgttggacaaacatgtaaatctgatacAAGATTGTTATTAATACAATTGTCCCAAgatataaaagaatatttgtgccttgtgcatttaaatcaatttttcataaagattttcaaaagagtcagttaattgtatttaccagtgtaaactgacgtattttccaaaaaggttaagtgacaggtatcgtacgtaaattggctgggagcttagggcgttaataaggaatcttgcaagttctaaacgtctaaagtctgttgaacagtgtttatatttctgttttaagatccgcctgtggatccatcttACAATCTGTTTGTAATATTTGATGTTACTTttgaatcggtttgtaatatatttactttagacttccgctgtgcattgaactgtgattatttgactatgatgatatcaactacgtcatgatactccccaccgggaccaccggtaatacgtggaaatattggggtgtgacagttagggTTTCGACGAGAAATTGGGGGATTTGGGGAAGGAGAACGAGCcacatgatgaagatgatgacgttGGTGATGAGGATGATGCCGATAATGTAGACGGGGAACGAGCcacatgatgaagatgatgacgcCGGTGATGAGGATGATgccgatgatgaagatgatgacgcCGGTGGTTGGGTGGCCGGTGGTA
The sequence above is drawn from the Helianthus annuus cultivar XRQ/B chromosome 12, HanXRQr2.0-SUNRISE, whole genome shotgun sequence genome and encodes:
- the LOC110893648 gene encoding uncharacterized mitochondrial protein AtMg00810-like; protein product: MLFVNLYVDDLIYTGNFEEMLQTFKGSMMQHFEMSDLGRMKFFLGIEVTQTTFGTHISQHKYAIEILKRFDMVDCNPVINPVVLGSKLVSNEGLKVDATMFKQMVGSLMYLTTTRPDIQYVVNLVSQFMSNPTEMHFECGEACSEIFKRNFGSWHLTGNEPHDEDDDAGDEDDADDEDDDAGGWVAGGSGGGVAGDWSGL